A window from Photobacterium leiognathi encodes these proteins:
- a CDS encoding molybdopterin guanine dinucleotide-containing S/N-oxide reductase codes for MMSLSRRHFLKGATASVGALTIAKAMPVCATTTEPQGKAVLSAAHWGAMLIEVQDGKIVSSKGALPATVENSLQTTAKDYVHTKARVKYPMVRKGYLDNPIAPQGKRGSDEFVRVSWDQALDLIHNQHMRIRQTYGPESVFAGAYGWRSSGVLHKAQTLLQRYMSMAGGYSGHMGDYSTGAAQVIMPHVVGSIEVYEQQTTYPVVLETSDVVVLWGLNPLNTLKIAWSATDGAGLEFFHQLKKSNKTIIAIDPMRSETIEFFGDRAEWIAPHPSTDVAMMLGIAYALVESGQYDKAFLDKYTTGYDKFEDYLLGKSDGIAKTPQWASTICGVPAKQLTILANIFSKNRTMLMAGWGIQRQQYGEQRHWMLVTLAAMLGQIGLPGGGFGFSYHYSNGGNPTRDAGVLPAISAAIDGASSAGNDWAVSGAINSFPVARIVEALENPGQAYQHNGHEKVFPKIKMIWWAGGANFTHHQDTNRLINAWQKPELIVISEPYWTAAAKHADIVLPITTSFERNDLTMTGDYSNQHLVPMKQVVEPQFEARNDFDVFADMAERLKAGGRGVYTENKTEMEWLNGFYKEAQAIGRQNRVAMPNFAYFWKQNQLLEMKYNAQNAKFVRYQAFRENPIMNPLGTPSGKIEIFSKTIEGYNYADCPPHPTWLAPTEWVGNAKDGELQLMTSHAAHRLHSQLNYAELRKEYAIADREPISIHPEDAKQRGIKQGDLVRAYNHRGQVLVGAYITDGIKQGSVCIHEGAWPDLDPVTGICKNGGCNVLTGDIPTSRLANGCAGNSSVVKIEKYTGPVLPLTAFDEPAIA; via the coding sequence ATGATGTCATTATCTCGCCGCCACTTTTTAAAAGGCGCGACTGCTTCTGTTGGGGCATTGACGATTGCTAAGGCGATGCCTGTTTGTGCAACGACCACCGAGCCACAAGGAAAAGCGGTGTTATCGGCAGCTCACTGGGGCGCAATGCTGATTGAAGTGCAAGATGGCAAGATTGTGTCATCGAAAGGTGCATTGCCCGCAACGGTTGAAAACAGCTTACAAACCACTGCAAAAGATTATGTTCACACTAAAGCACGTGTGAAATACCCAATGGTACGTAAAGGGTATTTAGACAATCCAATAGCACCACAAGGTAAACGTGGCAGTGATGAGTTTGTGCGTGTGAGCTGGGATCAAGCGTTAGATTTGATCCACAACCAACACATGCGCATTCGTCAAACTTATGGTCCTGAATCCGTCTTTGCTGGTGCTTATGGTTGGCGTTCAAGTGGTGTATTACATAAAGCACAAACTTTATTGCAGCGTTATATGAGTATGGCGGGTGGTTACTCGGGTCATATGGGTGACTACTCAACAGGTGCAGCACAGGTGATCATGCCGCACGTGGTGGGCTCGATTGAAGTGTATGAGCAGCAAACCACTTATCCTGTGGTGTTAGAAACCAGTGATGTGGTGGTGTTATGGGGCTTGAATCCGCTTAATACCTTAAAGATCGCGTGGAGTGCGACTGATGGGGCGGGTCTTGAGTTTTTCCACCAATTGAAAAAATCGAATAAGACCATTATTGCTATCGATCCGATGCGCTCTGAAACCATTGAGTTCTTTGGTGATCGCGCAGAGTGGATTGCACCGCACCCAAGTACTGATGTGGCAATGATGTTAGGTATTGCTTACGCATTGGTGGAAAGTGGTCAGTACGATAAAGCTTTCTTGGATAAATACACCACGGGTTATGACAAGTTTGAAGATTACCTATTAGGCAAATCAGACGGTATTGCTAAAACGCCACAATGGGCATCAACTATCTGTGGTGTTCCTGCCAAACAGCTAACGATTTTAGCCAATATCTTCAGTAAAAATCGCACTATGCTAATGGCGGGTTGGGGTATTCAACGTCAGCAATACGGTGAACAACGTCACTGGATGTTAGTAACGTTAGCGGCAATGTTGGGGCAAATCGGTTTGCCGGGTGGTGGTTTTGGTTTCTCTTATCACTATTCAAACGGCGGTAACCCAACGCGTGATGCTGGTGTATTACCTGCGATTTCTGCAGCCATTGATGGTGCTTCTTCTGCGGGTAATGACTGGGCAGTATCTGGCGCAATTAATAGTTTCCCTGTCGCGCGTATTGTTGAAGCGTTAGAAAATCCAGGTCAAGCTTATCAGCATAATGGTCATGAAAAAGTATTTCCTAAGATCAAAATGATCTGGTGGGCAGGCGGTGCGAACTTTACGCACCACCAAGATACCAACCGTTTAATTAATGCATGGCAAAAACCTGAATTGATTGTGATTTCAGAACCGTATTGGACGGCGGCAGCAAAACACGCAGATATCGTGTTGCCGATTACGACCTCGTTTGAGCGTAATGATTTAACCATGACGGGTGATTACAGCAATCAACACTTAGTACCGATGAAGCAAGTAGTGGAGCCACAGTTTGAAGCTCGTAATGATTTTGATGTGTTTGCCGATATGGCAGAGCGCTTAAAAGCGGGCGGTCGCGGGGTTTATACCGAAAATAAAACCGAGATGGAATGGCTAAACGGTTTCTACAAAGAAGCTCAAGCGATTGGTCGTCAAAACCGTGTTGCAATGCCGAACTTTGCTTATTTCTGGAAACAAAACCAGCTGCTTGAAATGAAATACAACGCGCAAAACGCCAAGTTTGTTCGTTATCAAGCTTTCCGTGAAAATCCAATTATGAATCCACTAGGTACACCAAGTGGTAAAATTGAGATCTTCTCGAAAACCATTGAAGGTTATAACTATGCGGATTGTCCTCCTCATCCAACTTGGCTAGCACCAACGGAGTGGGTAGGTAACGCGAAAGATGGCGAATTACAGTTAATGACATCCCATGCAGCTCACCGTCTTCATAGCCAGTTGAACTATGCCGAGCTTCGTAAAGAATATGCGATTGCAGATCGTGAGCCGATCTCAATTCACCCTGAAGATGCTAAGCAACGCGGCATCAAGCAAGGTGATTTAGTACGCGCTTATAACCATCGTGGTCAAGTGCTAGTAGGTGCTTACATTACTGATGGTATTAAGCAAGGCTCGGTTTGTATTCACGAAGGCGCATGGCCTGATTTAGATCCAGTTACAGGGATTTGTAAAAACGGTGGTTGTAATGTGCTGACTGGCGATATTCCGACGTCTCGTTTAGCTAATGGTTGTGCAGGTAACTCGTCTGTAGTGAAAATTGAGAAATACACAGGGCCTGTGTTACCACTTACTGCATTTGATGAACCTGCGATAGCGTAA
- a CDS encoding cell division topological specificity factor MinE encodes MFKLWKSKETDRSASGSASIAKQRLLGELRTNCIPYNVQMMKDELAKLLSQWSDIKENKIEIVKISESTSLLKIKCRCS; translated from the coding sequence ATGTTCAAATTGTGGAAGTCCAAAGAAACAGATAGGTCAGCGTCAGGCTCAGCCTCCATTGCTAAGCAGCGTCTATTAGGTGAACTTCGTACCAACTGCATTCCTTATAATGTCCAAATGATGAAAGATGAACTAGCTAAGCTTTTATCTCAATGGTCAGATATTAAGGAAAATAAGATCGAGATCGTTAAAATATCTGAATCGACTTCTTTATTAAAAATAAAGTGTCGTTGTTCATAG